From one Aspergillus fumigatus Af293 chromosome 8, whole genome shotgun sequence genomic stretch:
- a CDS encoding NAD(P)/FAD-dependent oxidoreductase: MSTLPPNPLACFWQNNPHKLHDHRSTEDLPTHSDVVIIGAGYAGVSTAWHLLHKHPNINSITILEARGACSGATGRNGGHLRPDLYGHIPTYIDRAGPEAAAEIAEFEIAHIQAIKKLVESEQIDCDFRLTRTIDVWCNEQAAEGAKKVYERMKGHGFAYMDDVDFHIGKNVEGICGVKGALACASYTAATIWPYKLIMHLLVSLLASGKVNLQTHTPATAVTPSADGKFTIDTPRGSLHANKVIHTSNAYVSSLLPQYKHNIIPCKGICCRITVPEGQTAPLLTNSYIDRTKDNVLSYLIPRADGSIIVGGASALFRPHREQWYNNTDDSVLIDAAKDFYNGYMQRTFRGWEESGARVDQIWTGVMGYSYDSNPHVGAVPDCEGQFILAGLNGHGMPVVWLAAEGLARMVGEGVGFEETGMPRLFNTTKARIERAQTGKEEAGDILGTGSFPATKQ, from the exons ATGTCGACCCTTCCTCCAAACCCACTGGCCTGCTTCTGGCAGAACAATCCCCACAAACTACACGACCATCGCTCCACCGAAGATCTCCCGACGCACAGCGATGTCGTGATCATCGGCGCTGGGTACGCGGGTGTGAGCACGGCCTGGCATTTACTGCACAAGCACCCCAATATCAACTCAATCACGATTCTAGAGGCAAGAGGTGCGTGTTCTGGCGCCACCGGTCGCAATGGAGGCCATCTGCGCCCAGACCTGTACGGACATATCCCCACGTACATTGACCGCGCTGGGCCCGAAGCAGCAGCGGAGATTGCCGAGTTTGAGATTGCGCATATCCAAGCAATCAAGAAACTTGTGGAGAGCGAGCAAATCGACTGTGATTTCAGACTTACACGGACGATCGATGTGTGGTGTAATGAGCAAGCGGCGGAGGGAGCGAAGAAGGTGTACGAGCGGATGAAGGGGCATGGGTTTGCATACATGGACGATGTTGACTTCCACATAGGAAAGAATGTAGAGGGA ATCTGCGGCGTCAAAGGCGCCCTGGCCTGTGCCTCCTACACGGCGGCCACCATCTGGCCCTACAAACTCATCATGCACCTCCTCGTCAGCCTCCTAGCTTCAGGAAAGGTCAACCTCCAAACCCACACGCCGGCCACCGCAGTCACACCATCTGCAGATGGTAAATTCACAATCGACACCCCTCGCGGCTCCCTCCACGCCAACAAGGTCATCCACACCTCCAACGCCTAcgtctcctccctcctcccgcAGTACAAACACAACATCATCCCCTGCAAAGGCATTTGCTGCCGCATCACCGTCCCAGAAGGGCAAACCGCCCCACTTCTCACCAACTCCTACATCGACCGCACCAAGGACAACGTCCTATCGTATCTTATCCCCCGCGCAGACGGgagcatcatcgtcggcggcgCGTCGGCGCTCTTCAGACCTCATCGCGAACAGTGGTACAATAATACCGACGATAGCGTGCTCATCGACGCGGCCAAGGACTTCTACAACGGGTACATGCAGCGAACGTTCCGCGGGTGGGAGGAGTCTGGGGCGAGGGTGGACCAGATCTGGACGGGGGTCATGGGTTACTCATATGACTCGAACCCGCATGTTGGGGCAGTGCCTGACTGCGAGGGGCAGTTTATCCTGGCGGGGTTGAATGGGCATGGGATGCCGGTGGTGTggctggcggcggagggaTTGGCGAGGATGGTGGGCGAGGGAGTTGGGTTTGAGGAGACGGGGATGCCAAGGCTGTTCAACACGACAAAGGCGAGGATCGAGAGGGCGCAGACGggaaaagaagaggcggGAGATATCCTTGGGACGGGGTCGTTTCCTGCTACCAAGCAGTAG
- a CDS encoding transcription factor domain-containing protein, translating to MSAYQSPVPPGSRPQSSTEAPAPRLQRRKVTDERKRTARAKCSHLGRPCRVRGMPVSQDIGYVVKVTHQYFVQADAASTRDAFLELQERGMYMERILKHAFKGIALDTKSLGQMALSIEETEKGPQTETDEAELAVEEECTIDPVEDTVTHFSGEFSYWNFSMRVKRQIEDRMAASTSAPLSQTPPNQISNYPRAKQLRSSSRTLAAAISCIPPRHIAEFLVNIFFKHAVTHYFYVDRSWLRTRLAALYTNPGSLTSKEAPVLGIILTIFAIGTQYAYLEAKPAPASSGQTQDFSEDELGTMFYQEAIRLLPEIIELSSLESVQACLLLAAYALPIDAAGLGYVYINLTIRLAMQNGMHRRCVGKTFSAAMMETRNRVWWTAYAMERSLLRTTPKQDFPLLLSRLADRKTDLEKWWSSLQLTIPKNDAQTPVDRSTAHIKLEHCLLRMFIGRPFLFSRGSPSNPTSPATPPSGTGQQLTPRQELVTCCITAAADAISICSTLRDSDSGPGLARASYIEYSSCRAALLVLIAYSIQDRSDHFRKALRVGLDMIREMAATGESARSEVELIEVLERALVRLRSFDEVGKVASDYEEFKQWESMWKRQNDGNCNSFETVAGSIHEQGWPTGEMDPSGMAESNENLGSLRLFDGAAEWALFGGGSALPRELQHPETQMLGDFLSLHDPRFDADLSQSL from the exons ATGAGCGCATACCAGTCACCTGTACCTCCCGGCTCCAGACCGCAGTCAAGCACCGAAGCACCCGCACCCCGACTCCAACGCCGCAAAGTAACGGACGAGAGAAAGCGCACAGCCAGAGC GAAATGTTCGCATCTGGGCCGTCCGTGTCGCGTGCGCGGTATGCCTGTGTCGCAGGATATCGGGTACGTCGTTAAAGTCACTCATCAGTACTTTGTTCAGGCTGACGCTGCTAGCACTCGTGATGCATTTCTCGAGCTGCAGGAGCGGGGCATGTACATGGAGCGAATCCTGAAACATGCGTTCAAGGGGATCGCGCTGGATACGAAGAGTCTCGGCCAGATGGCGTTGTCGATTGAAGAGACGGAGAAGGGGCCGCAGACAGAGACTGACGAGGCTGAATTggctgtggaggaggagtgCACGATCGATCCGGTCGAGGATACCGTTACTC ACTTCTCCGGGGAATTCTCCTACTGGAACTTTTCCATGCGCGTCAAGCGCCAGATAGAGGATAGGATGGCCGCTTCCACTTCCGCTCCCCTGAGCCAG ACCCCTCCAAACCAAATATCAAACTACCCCCGAGCAAAACAGCTCCGATCCAGCTCGCGAACTCTCGCAGCAGCCATCTCCTGCATCCCCCCTCGCCACATCGCCGAGTTTCTCGTcaacatcttcttcaaacACGCCGTAACTCACTACTTCTACGTCGATAGATCATGGCTCCGCACCAGACTAGCCGCTCTCTACACCAACCCGGGATCCCTCACCAGCAAAGAGGCCCCAGTCCTCGGCATTATCCTGACTATCTTTGCCATCGGCACGCAATATGCCTACCTCGAAGCAAAGCCCGCTCCTGCCTCGTCCGGCCAAACCCAGGACTTCTCCGAGGACGAGCTGGGAACCATGTTCTACCAGGAAGCAATCCGTCTCCTACCGGAGATTATCGAGCTGTCCTCGTTGGAGAGCGTGCAGGCTTGTTTGCTCTTGGCGGCGTATGCGTTGCCGATTGATGCGGCGGGGTTGGGGTACGTGTATATCAATCTGACGATTCGGCTGGCGATGCAGAACGGCATGCATCGGCGATGCGTGGGGAAAACCTTTAGTGCGGCGATGATGGAGACGAGGAATAGGGTGTGGTGGACGGCGTATGCGATGGAGAG ATCCCTCCTCCGCACCACCCCCAAACAGGACTTCCCACTCTTGCTCTCACGGCTCGCCGACAGAAAAACCGACCTGGAAAAATGGTGGTCGTCGCTTCAATTAACCATCCCAAAGAACGACGCCCAGACCCCAGTCGATCGATCAACAGCCCACATCAAACTCGAACACTGCCTCCTCCGTATGTTCATCGGCCGCCCGTTTCTCTTCTCGCGAGGCTCGCCCTCAAACCCAACCTCGCCAGCTACTCCCCCCTCAGGCACCGGGCAACAgctcacgccccgccaggAACTGGTGACATGCTGCATCAcagccgccgccgacgcaatctccatctgcagcaCCCTCCGCGACAGTGATAGTGGTCCTGGCCTGGCGCGCGCCTCGTATATAGAATATAGCTCGTGCCGGGCGGCGCTGCTAGTGCTAATTGCGTACTCGATCCAGGATCGTTCTGACCACTTTCGCAAGGCGCTGCGGGTCGGGTTAGACATGATTCGGGAGATGGCGGCGACTGGGGAGTCCGCAAGATCGGAGGTGGAGCTGATTGAGGTGTTGGAGAGGGCGCTTGTGAGACTAAGGTCGTTTGATGAGGTGGGCAAGGTAGCCTCGGACTACGAGGAGTTTAAACAGTGGGAGTCTATGTGGAAGCGGCAGAATGATGGGAATTGCAATTCCTTCGAAACGGTTGCGGGATCGATTCACGAGCAAGGTTGGCCGACAGGCGAGATGGATCCCTCCGGTATGGCAGAGAGCAATGAGAATCTGGGCTCTTTGAGGTTATTCGATGGCGCGGCTGAATGGGCTTTGTTCGGTGGGGGAAGTGCATTGCCACGGGAGCTGCAGCATCCGGAAACGCAGATGTTGGGGGATTTTCTGTCTCTCCATGATCCGAGATTCGACGCTGATTTGAGTCAGTCGTTGTGA
- a CDS encoding putative chaperonin (GroES/Cpn10) — MGKADAVHSYLCPQENTVIIQPEDEITHAGTASTGTKTMKPARGIVLAVGTPKALGKGGRHAMDVKLGDLVIYTKVGPLCAAFRRGSKDDADDVQGKGKEVKVDNDEYLLLDRDEILAVAD, encoded by the exons ATGGGAAAAGCGGACGCAGTTCACTCG TACCTCTGTCCACAGGAAAACACCGTGATCATCCAGCCTGAAGATGAGATCACACATGCCGGGACGGCAAGCACggggacgaagacgatgaagccGGCCCGGGGGATTGTGCTGGCAGTTGGCACGCCCAAGGCGCTGGGGAAGGGGGGAAGGCATGCGATGGATGTGAAGCTTGGAGATTTGGTTATCTATACCAAGGTGGGTCCACTCTGTGCAGCTTTCCGAAGAGGTTCcaaagatgatgctgatgacgTGCAGGGCAAGGGGAAGGAGGTGAAGGTGGATAACGATGAGTACTTGCTTCTGGATCGGGATGA GATTCTGGCTGTTGCCGACTGA
- the rodE gene encoding hydrophobin family protein produces MHPRPEHLSPTLNHNHRLKLKQPATTSRMLARTILATLVSAACFATVNAQTCSATNAVCCQQLQDPDNLNADALNLLRLLNINPNTLTGAVGLTCKRLTEACFACLLLTRPGTSLVSGSCNANAACCTGNNYNGLIVLGCTQIQV; encoded by the exons ATGCATCCACGACCAGAACATCTTTCTCCAACACTCAATCACAATCACAGACTCAAACTCAAGCAACCAGCTACTACCAGCAGAATGCTCGCCCGCACCATCCTCGCCACCCTCGTCAGCGCCGCCTGCTTCGCGACCGTCAACGCGCAGACCTGCAGCGCTACCAACGCGGTATGCTgccagcagctccaggaCCCGGATAACCTTAATGCCGATGCCTTGAACCTGCTCCGACTGTTGAACATAAACCCTAATACCTTGACTGGCGCTGTTGGTTTGACCTGTAAACGTCTGACTGAAGCCTGTTTTGCGTGTCTTTTGCTAACGCGCCCAGGCACCAGTCTTGTCAGCGGTAGCTGCAATGCGAATGCTGCGTGCTGCACGGGCAATAACTAC AACGGACTCATTGTTCTGGGCTGCACCCAGATCCAGGTGTAG
- a CDS encoding aromatic amino acid and leucine permease, whose amino-acid sequence MGALVPLNGGVVRYAMLFVDPALAFANGWNQVYSYLVSIPAELSATAVIVEFWVTVNNAIWITVFGVLMLATALLFVRVYGELEFGFSLIKIMLVIGINIMALVITCGGGPDGQRIGFRYWRDPGPFVQYLDVPGSWGQFLGFWTTLNNALYAYSGMENITVAAAETRYPRQSIPKAARRIFARVFLFYILSIFMVGMVVPSNDPTLLRSTGNASQSPFVIAARRAGIQAVPSIINAAVLTSAWSAGNSNMLGGSRILFGLAMHGHAPKLFTRVNRFGAPYVAVALIGVFMGLGYMTLSDSASIVFTWLQDIVSISTLVNWMCICIIYLRFQYGCRKQGIDRHKELPWAAPLQPYLTWFALILFTLLLFTGGYSTFMRGHWDTETFVSSYLNIPIILGLYFGYKLWGKTAIVRLEDIPIRPFLQVYRDEPRPEPTRRTWWRRLNILWS is encoded by the coding sequence ATGGGGGCTCTGGTTCCGCTGAATGGAGGCGTGGTCCGCTACGCCATGCTCTTCGTCGACCCGGCGCTGGCCTTTGCAAACGGCTGGAACCAGGTCTATTCGTACCTAGTCTCGATCCCCGCGGAGCTCTCCGCGACGGCCGTCATCGTCGAGTTCTGGGTGACGGTCAACAATGCGATCTGGATTACGGTGTTCGGggtgctgatgctggcgACCGCACTGCTGTTTGTACGCGTGTACGGGGAGCTCGAGTTCGGGTTCTCATTGATCAAGATCATGctcgtcatcggcatcaatATCATGGCGCTGGTGATCACCTGCGGAGGCGGGCCGGACGGGCAGCGCATCGGATTCAGATACTGGCGGGATCCCGGCCCGTTCGTGCAGTACCTGGACGTCCCGGGCTCGTGGGGCCAGTTCCTGGGGTTCTGGACGACGCTCAATAACGCGCTGTATGCGTATTCGGGGATGGAGAACATCACTgtcgcggcggcggagaCCCGGTATCCGCGGCAGTCGATCCCCAAAGCGGCGCGACGGATCTTTGCCCGTGTGTTTCTGTTTTATATCCTGtccatcttcatggttgGCATGGTGGTCCCCTCGAATGACCCCACCCTGCTTCGGTCTACCGGCAATGCGTCGCAGTCGCCTTTTGTCATTGCCGCGCGGCGCGCAGGCATTCAGGCCGTCCCATCTATTATCAACGCGGCGGTGTTGACGTCGGCCTGGTCCGCGGGGAATTCCAACATGCTGGGAGGCTCACGCATTCTCTTCGGGCTGGCCATGCACGGACACGCCCCTAAACTTTTCACTAGGGTCAACCGGTTCGGGGCGCCGTATGTGGCTGTCGCCCTGATCGGCGTCTTTATGGGGCTGGGCTACATGACGCTGTCGGACTCGGCCAGCATCGTGTTCACCTGGCTGCAGGACATCGTCTCCATTTCAACCCTCGTGAACTGGATGTGTATCTGCATTATTTACCTGCGGTTCCAGTACGGGTGCCGCAAGCAGGGAATCGACCGGCACAAGGAACTACCGTGGGCGGCGCCGCTGCAGCCGTACCTGACGTGGTTTGCGCTCATATTGTTTACATTGCTGTTGTTCACGGGGGGGTATAGCACGTTTATGCGGGGCCACTGGGATACAGAGACGTTTGTCTCGTCGTATTTGAATATCCCAATCATTCTGGGGTTGTATTTTGGGTATAAACTGTGGGGGAAGACGGCGATTGTGCGACTGGAGGATATTCCCATCCGGCCGTTTCTCCAGGTGTACCGGGACGAGCCTAGGCCAGAGCCAACGAGGAGGACATGGTGGAGGCGGTTGAATATTCTATGGTCATAG
- a CDS encoding putative 2-haloalkanoic acid dehalogenase encodes MPTKHIIFDVVGTCVSFDAYFASIAATIGPKLSSHGITPTHFGYTWMTAAELEFTFLSISESYRPYKDVMRALFYRSLFMAGVAQPRRVFTEEERDACLAGYASLQLRPELVPALEKLRSAGFEVWCLTTGDVERVRGYFTRAGVEMPVERVLSCDGLRVAKPAPGAYRAAIETIGSGGEDEKWFAAAHLWDVSAAVRAGFRGAYCGVLEGEGCWEVFERESLEVVAEGLVEMVEGVIQLSG; translated from the coding sequence ATGCCAACAAAACACATCATCTTCGACGTGGTCGGCACCTGCGTCTCCTTCGACGCCTACTTCGCCTCCATCGCCGCCACCATCGGCCCAAAACTCTCTTCGCATGGGATCACTCCCACACACTTTGGCTACACCTGGATGACCGCCGCGGAACTCGAATTCACCTTCTTGTCTATTTCCGAGTCCTACCGGCCCTACAAAGACGTCATGCGCGCGCTCTTCTACCGCAGTCTTTTCATGGCTGGGGTGGCGCAGCCTCGCAGGGTCTTTacagaggaggagcgggatgcTTGTCTCGCCGGCTATGCGTCGCTGCAGCTGCGTCCGGAGCTGGTCCCTGCGTTGGAGAAGTTGCGCAGCGCAGGGTTTGAGGTGTGGTGTCTTACGACTGGGGATGTGGAGCGTGTCCGGGGGTATTTTACCAGGGCGGGGGTTGAGATGCCGGTTGAAAGGGTGTTGAGTTGTGATGGGTTGCGGGTTGCGAAGCCGGCGCCGGGGGCTTATCGGGCTGCGATTGAGACGATTGGGTCTGGGGGGGAGGATGAGAAGTGGTTTGCGGCGGCGCATCTGTGGGATGTGTCTGCTGCGGTGAGGGCGGGGTTTCGGGGGGCATACTGCGGTGTGCTTGAGGGGGAGGGATGCTGGGAGGTGTTTGAGAGGGAGAGCTTGGAGGTTGTTGCAGAGGGGTtggtggagatggtggaggGCGTTATTCAACTGTCTGGTTAG
- the pfa4 gene encoding putative palmitoyltransferase with autoacylation activity Pfa4: MLCRSFNISQLAIPFVSVLISFLAYTSQLFFYYFEEAPLRSEEFWRLNIFAVCIWVCYYRACTVDPGRIPKDWTPPNLKQLEKDCAGGRQRWCRRCEAFKPPRAHHCKTCQRCIPKMDHHCPWTSNCVSHFTYPHFMRFLFYAVVGMGYLETLLFERASIVWASRHLPSYLGPGLGQLVHLFILLVVNSLTWLALFILLLRSIWSLALNTTTIESWEIERHETLLRRARHFGGYLSGPGGIQIRIKKQEFPYDIGIWSNIRAGMGGSANVLSWFWPFAATPDRSTGLEFEVNGFEDPNLSWPPPDPDRIPLPAKREDMSAAIAAADASYHRALQARNIQRSNDASHSGGHPIQRRKRFHDRFNENKAKERLSESESDFSDDEEVQDGEEGWKNSEGDRLRDFGVDEEAEFYDEEDIPLGILMQRRRQQ; this comes from the exons ATGCTCTGTCGCTCGTTCAACATTTCGCAGTTGGCGATTCCGTTCGTCTCCGTGTTAATCAGTTTTCTTGCGTACACGTCCCAGTTATTTTTCTACTATTTTGAGGAGGCGCCCCTAAGATCGGAAGAGTTCTGGCGGCTGAACATCTTTGCTGTGTGTATTTGGGTGTGCTATTACCGCGCATGCACTGTAGATCCTGGCCGGATACCCAAGGATTGGACGCCGCCCAACCTGAAGCAATTGGAAAAGGATTGCGCTGGGGGTAGGCAGCGCTGGTGTCGACGATGCGAGGCGTTCAAGCCACCGCGAGCGCACCATTGCAAGACCTGTCAGAG GTGCATTCCAAAGATGGACCACCACTGTCCGTGGACATCGAATTGCGTTTCGCACTTTACCTATCCTCATTTCATGAGGTTTCTGTTCTATGCTGTAGTAGGCATGGGTTATCTTGAGACTCTTCTCTTCGAGAGGGCTTCGATAGTCTGGGCATCGCGCCATCTCCCTAGT TATCTCGGCCCTGGCTTGGGACAACTGGTCCATCTCTTCATTTTATTGGTGGTGAACAGTTTGACATGGCTTGCATTATttattcttctcctccgaaGCATCTGGTCCCTAGCTCTTAATACCACCACTATTGAGTCGTGGGAGATTGAACGGCATGAGACTTTACTAAGACGAGCTCGGCATTTTGGGGGATATCTGTCTGGACCGGGGGGGATCCAGATTCGGATTAAGAAGCAGGAATTTCCATATGATATTGGCATATGGTCGAATATTAGAGCCGGAATGGGCGGCAGCGCGAAC GTATTGAGTTGGTTCTGGCCTTTTGCAGCTACTCCTGACCGGTCGACCGGTCTAGAATTTGAAGTCAATGGCTTTGAGG ACCCCAACCTATCATGGCCGCCGCCAGACCCGGATCGCATTCCACTCCCTGCCAAGCGGGAGGATATGAGCGCCGCCATTGCGGCTGCCGATGCTTCGTATCACAGGGCTTTACAGGCGCGGAATATCCAGCGTTCCAACGATGCCAGCCATTCAGGAGGACATCCCATACAGCGTCGGAAACGCTTCCATGACCGGTTTAATGAAAATAAAGCGAAAGAAAGGCTCTCCGAAAGTGAGAGTGACTTTtccgatgatgaggaagtacaggatggtgaagaaggctGGAAGAACTCTGAAGGAGACCGCCTTCGTGATTTTGGAGttgacgaggaagccgagttctatgacgaggaagacattCCTCTTGGCATATTGATGCAAAGACGTCGACAACAATAG